Proteins from a single region of Amblyomma americanum isolate KBUSLIRL-KWMA chromosome 10, ASM5285725v1, whole genome shotgun sequence:
- the LOC144108747 gene encoding uncharacterized protein LOC144108747, producing MAARGFPNQIPEFNGSSWSLWVGRLQFYFEANNITDLALKRANLLTLCGEQTCDTVSALIQPSTPAAVSYDDIVAALQKHYDPRPSEVYSRARFQRRDQLERETASAYIAALKKLAAHCDFGTLTTTGTRQERDAASSANTTMPPLDVMLRDRFVSGLSDESLQQRMFSEKDLTFNKAYDIAVRADSAGHQQREMRRNTEPVHQTSNQTPSQDVVEQLQGKYETVFSEEIPGNEGPLVTLELLGNAQSKFLKARPVPFALRASAEKELGKLEQQGPIEGCTFLVVVDAYTKWLEIREMKQTTSAAVVDNLRSLFTTFGLPGKVVSDNRTPFVSAEILKFYRDSEISSVTSAPYHPATNGQAERTWPS from the exons ATGGCTGCGCGAGGGTTTCCCAACCAAATACCAGAATTCAACGGTTCATCGTGGTCATTGTGGGTTGGACGCCTTCAGTTCTACTTTGAAGCTAACAACATCACAGACCTAGCCTTGAAGAGGGCCAACCTGCTGACgctgtgcggggagcagacctgCGACACGGTCAGCGCCCTTATTCAGCCAAGCACACCAGCGGCAGTGTCTTACGACGACATCGtagcagcactgcaaaagcactaCGACCCAAGGCCATCAGAGGTCTACAGCCGAGCTCGCTTCCAACGAAGAGATCAACTCGAAAGAGAAACTGCGAGCGCCTACATAGCAGCGCTCAAGAAGCTTGCCGCCCACTGCGATTTTGGGACGCTGACCACAACAGGTACCCGGCAGGAAAGAGACGCAGCTTCTTCTGCTAACACCACCATGCCTCCCTTGGACGTGATGTTACGTGACAGATTTGTGTCCGGACTGAGTGACGAGTCACTGCAGCAGCGCATGTTCTCTGAGAAGGACCTCACGTTCAACAAAGCTTACGACATCGCCGTACGAGCGGACAGCGCCGGTCACCAGCAGAGAGAGATGCGCCGGAACACCGAGCCGGTACACCAAACAAGCAACCAG ACGCCGAGCCAGGATGTGGTTGAGCAACTGCAAGGGAAATACGAAACAGTATTCTCGGAAGAAATTCCAGGAAACGAAGGGCCCCTAGTCACACTGGAGTTGTTGGGCAATGCGCAATCAAAGTTTTTGAAGGCCAGGCCGGTGCCGTTTGCTCTCCGAGCTTCAGCTGAAAAGGAGTTAGGCAAACTGGAGCAGCAAG GACCAATTGAGGGCTGCACCTTCCTCGTGGTCGTAGATGCCTACACCAAGTGGCTTGAGATAAGAGAAATGAAACAAACGACTTCGGCAGCAGTCGTTGACAACCTGCGATCACTGTTCACAACGTTCGGCCTGCCCGGCAAGGTAGTGTCGGACAACAGAACACCGTTTGTGTCTGCGGAGATTCTCAAGTTTTATCGTGACAGCGAGATCTCATCAGTCACATCAGCCCCCTACCACCCAGCAACAAACGGACAAGCCGAGCGTACGTGGCCGAGCTAA